A stretch of Henckelia pumila isolate YLH828 chromosome 4, ASM3356847v2, whole genome shotgun sequence DNA encodes these proteins:
- the LOC140863780 gene encoding serine/threonine-protein kinase PCRK1-like — translation MKCFQFYKNEEPKTTKSCTLALSSTSISTDQDVMKSGSECNSQIISDVSNASSAKISFASISQRSSNLRVFGFADLKEATRNFSRSLMIGEGGFGAVYRGVLLDTNDSSKRVNIAVKQLSRRGLQGHKEWVTEVNVLGIVEHPNLVKLIGYCAEDDERGIQRLLVYEYMPNRSVQDRLSNRFEATLPWETRLFIAQDAGRGLAYLHEGMEFQIIFRDFKSSNILLDDHWNAKLSDFGLARLGPADGLSHVSTAVVGTVGYAAPEYIQTGRLTSKSDVWSYGIFLYELITGRRPMDRNRPKNEQKLLDWVRPHLVDLKKFEQILDPRLNGKYDVKSAQKLAAIANRCLVRHPKNRPRMSEILEMVNRVVDATVINSN, via the exons ATGAAGTGCTTTCAGTTCTATAAAAACGAGGAGCCAAAGACTACAAAATCTTGTACATTAGCTCTATCTTCGACTTCGATATCAACCGATCAAGATGTAATGAAATCCGGGTCGGAATGCAATTCTCAAATTATATCGGATGTGAGCAATGCATCATCGGCTAAGATCTCCTTTGCGAGCATTTCTCAGAGGAGTAGCAATCTTAGGGTGTTTGGCTTTGCTGACCTCAAAGAAGCCACCAGGAATTTTAGCCGTTCTCTTATGATCGGAGAAGGGGGCTTTGGTGCCGTTTATAGGGGTGTTCTCCTTGACACTAATGATTCGAGTAAAAGGGTCAACATCGCCGTTAAACAACTCAGCAGAAGAGGATTGCAG GGACACAAGGAATGGGTGACTGAAGTAAATGTTCTTGGCATTGTTGAGCATCCGAATCTTGTCAAACTCATAGGTTACTGTGCTGAGGACGATGAGCGAGGGATTCAACGCCTTCTGGTGTATGAATATATGCCCAACCGGAGCGTACAAGATCGTTTATCGAATCGATTTGAGGCCACTTTGCCATGGGAAACTAGATTGTTTATTGCCCAAGATGCTGGACGAGGCTTAGCGTATCTTCACGAGGGCATGGAATTTCAG ATTATCTTCAGAGATTTCAAGTCTTCAAATATACTCTTAGATGATCATTGGAATGCAAAGCTGTCGGATTTTGGGTTGGCGAGGTTGGGTCCTGCAGATGGATTAAGCCATGTCTCGACTGCG GTTGTAGGAACGGTTGGATATGCTGCTCCAGAATATATCCAAACAGGGCGACTAACATCCAAGAGTGATGTGTGGAGCTATGGAATCTTTCTCTATGAACTTATAACCGGAAGACGCCCTATGGACAGAAACAGACCCAAAAACGAGCAAAAACTTTTGGACTGGGTGAGGCCACACCTTGTTGACCTGAAGAAATTCGAACAGATCCTGGACCCCCGACTCAATGGGAAGTACGATGTAAAATCCGCTCAAAAGCTGGCAGCAATTGCCAATAGATGTCTAGTCCGGCACCCCAAGAACAGGCCGCGAATGAGTGAAATTCTTGAAATGGTGAACCGGGTCGTTGATGCAACTGTTATCAACTCAAATTGA